The sequence below is a genomic window from Rhizobium gallicum bv. gallicum R602sp.
ACAGAAGGAAGCGCCCAACCTCGTCGCCATGTTCGCCGATCCGGCTCGCCAGAAGATCTTCCATTATGGACGCTTTGATATCGCTGTGCTGTTCCATACCTTCGGCGTCACCACGGCGCCGGTCTTCTGCACCAAGATCGCATCGCGCCTGTGCCGCACCTATACGGATCGCCACGGCCTGAAGGACAATCTCAAGGAAATGCTGGACGTCGACATCTCCAAGGTGCAGCAGTCGTCGGACTGGGCAGCGGCGACCCTGTCGCCGGCGCAGCTCGAATATGCCGCCTCCGATGTGCTCTATCTGCATGCGTTGCGCGACAAGCTGACCGAGCGGCTGATCCGCGACGGCCGCATCGACCACGCAACCGCCTGCTTCGAATTCCTGCCGACCCGCGCCAAACTCGATCTGCTCGGCTGGGAAGAAGCGGATATCTTCGCCCATAGCTGACGTCCTTGAGGCCAAAAACATGCCTGCGGCGGCCGGGCGGGATTTCACCCCCGCCCGGCCGTTAGCGTTTCATTAACGAGACTTCGGTAAGATTACCGCTAATTTTTATGCATTCGACGGTGCGATGACGCGCCATGCGGACAGGAGGATCTGCGGGAGAATGCGAGGGGCCGGATGAGCGCGGTCCTCTTGTGATCTGCTTCCATCGTCACTTTGCGACAAAAGGAGCATGCCATGTTGACTCCGGTTCGTGCAGCGTCAAATGCAAGCCTTTCCTCCCACGGCCAAACTGCAGTGATCTCTGCCAACGGGCTCGGTCGTTCAGTCGTTGCGCCGACGCCTGTCCAGGCAGTCGAAGCCACAGACCTCAATTCAGCGATTGCCGGCAAGCTCAATATCCTTCTCGCAGCCGCTCGCGCGCGCATGTTCGACGTGTTGCTCGATGCCATCAATGCCGCCTCCCGCGCGCTGCCGCTGCCGCGCCGGGAATTGGAGAGCAATCTCGCTTTTGCATCGCGTCTCGCAGAAGCCATCCAGACGCTTCCGGCCGCCCGGATCAACGAGATTGAGACCCAGCTTGCAGGCGCCGGTCATACTCTGCCGCTGCGGTTGATTGCTGAGGCACTGAAGAACCCGGCCGGTCCGGAGGCCGCCCGTGTGATCGCCTATCTGGAAACGATCCGTCATAAGGATCGTGATCTGGCGGCCCGCGCCGTCGTTCGCTCCTATCGCCAGAACGATGCTTCGCCTCTGCGCCCGGAAGCGCGGCCAAACATCGCAATCCAGGAAGAGAAATTGCTGCCAATCGCAAAGGCGCAGCAATCGCCCGTACGGGAAGCTCAGGCCTCCCCGCCAACCCAGAGAGCGTTGCCGCTTGCGCCAGCTGTGCTCATTGCCGAATTGGCGGAGCAACCGGTCAAAATCGTCGAGGCGGCATTAGAAGAGCCTGCACGCGCAAAGGACAACCCTCTCGAATTCCGTGATGCAGTTGACCTGCAGGCCGAGGATCCGGTTTCGCTGGATACGCCGAAGTTGATCGACGAGCCAATAGACGTTGAAGCTCAGATCCCGGCGGTGCGCTCCGATCCTTCGGAGCCGGTTATTCCGAAAGTCTGGACCGGTGTTCTTGCCTCGATGACCGAAGAAGCTTCGGAGCTCATCGTTGCAATCATCGGCGAGCAGGACACGGCAACACTCCTCGACGATTTGGCAGAGGTGCCTGGAACAACCGAGAGGCCAGCCGGGGACATGGTGGCCGAGGCAGAACCGGCTCCGGCAGACATTTCCGAAGCCGCGGTCCCTGCGAAGCTGCAGCAGACAGTGGTGACTGCGCGGTTACCGGTTGCCGGACCCACACAGATCATCCATCAGCAGAAAGACATCGTGGCGCAGCCGCAGGTTCTTCCTGCCGATATTGCAGAGGCCGTGCAGAAGTCAGGTTTGCTGAAGCCAATTGATGGAATGCCATACGCCCAGCATCCTTACCAGTTCGCCAAGGACGGTGCCCAACGCCGCGACGGGGAAATGCATCGTCGCGACTACGAAGGAAGTGGCTCCGAGGGCGAGCAGCAGGCCAACACAGGCGGAGAGCGTCAGGAGCCAGAGGCTGAAGGCGAGCAACGAGCGGAAGGTGTCGCGCCGCAGGATCTGCCCGAGGTTGACGCCACAGCATCAGGAAATACCGTCGCCGATCCGGTTTACGCACTCTATCAGCGCATGGCCGGCTGGGAATAAGCAAACAAAAAACCCGCCGGATCGCTCCAGCGGGATCTTGATTTCAAAGGCTTAACGATTACTCGCCGCGGTTCTTCAGAGCCGCGCCAAGGATGTCGCCGAGCGAAGCGCCGCTATCGGATGAACCGAACTGAGCGACAGCTTCCTTCTCTTCTGCGATTTCCAGCGCCTTGATGGACAGCATGATCTTGCGGTCCTTCTTGGAGAAGTTGGTGACGCGGGCGTCAACAACCTGGCCAACCGAGAAGCGTTCCGGACGCTGTTCGTCGCGGTCGCGCGAGAGGTCTGCGCGGCGGATGAACGACGTGATGTCTTCGTGGTCGACGAGCTTCACTTCGATGCCGCCGTCGTTGACTGCGATGACCTCGCAGGAAACGACTGCATTCTTGCGCAGGTCGCCGGAAGCAGCTGCTTCGCCAACCGCATCCTTGCCGAGCTGCTTGATGCCGAGCGAGATCCGTTCCTTCTCGACGTCGACGTCGAGAACGACTGCCTTGACGACGTCACCCTTGTTGAACTCTTCGATGACCTGCTCGCCCGGACGGTTCCAGTCGAGGTCGGAGAGATGCACCATGCCGTCAACGTCGCCGTCGAGACCGATGAACAAGCCGAATTCGGTCTTGTTCTTGACTTCGCCTTCGACTTCAGTGCCGGCCGGATGATTGCGGGCGAATGCTGCCCACGGATTTTCCAGCGTCTGCTTGAGGCCGAGCGAAATACGGCGCTTGGACGGATCGACTTCGAGGACGACGACTTCGACTTCCTGGCTCGTGGACAGGATCTTGCCGGGGTGTACGTTCTTCTTGGTCCAGGACATTTCCGAGATGTGGATCAGGCCTTCGATGCCCGGCTCCAGCTCGACGAAGGCACCGTAGTCGGTGATGTTCGTGACTGTACCGGAAATCTTCTTGCCTTCCGGATACTTGGCCTGGATGCCATCCCACGGATCGCTTTCGAGCTGTTTCATGCCAAGCGAGATGCGGTGGGTTTCCTGGTTGATGCGGATGATCTGAACCTTGACCTGCTGGCCGATGTTCAGGATTTCCGACGGATGGTTCACACGGCGCCATGCCATGTCGGTGACGTGCAGCAGGCCGTCGATGCCGCCGAGGTCAACGAACGCACCGTAGTCGGTGATGTTCTTGACGACGCCGTCAACAACCTGGCCTTCTTCGAGGTTCTGAACGATTTCAGAGCGCTGCTCGGCACGGGACTCTTCCAGAACCGTACGGCGCGAAACCACGATGTTGCCGCGGCGCTTGTCCATCTTGAGGATTTCGAAGGGCTGCGGGTTGTGCATCAGCGGGGAAACGTCGCGGATCGGACGGATATCGACCTGAGAACGCGGCAGGAAGGCGATCGCACCGTCGAGGTCGACCGTGAAGCCGCCCTTGACCTGGTTGAAGATTACGCCTTCGACGCGCTCGCCGGCTTCGAACTTTGCTTCAAGCTTGATCCAGCTTTCCTCGCGGCGAGCCTTCTCGCGCGACAGAACCGCTTCGCCAAGCGCGTTTTCGATACGCTCGACATACACTTCAACTTCGTCGCCGACCTTCAGCGAACCATCCTTGGCTTTCGCGCCGAATTCCTTGAGCGCGATGCGGCCTTCGACCTTCAGGCCGACGTCGACAACGGCGACATCCTTTTCGATGCCGGTGACGATGCCCTTGGTGACATAGCCTTCAGCCAGATCGTTCTTGGCAAAGGACTCTTCGAGAAGGGCCGCGAAATCCTCGCGAGAGGGAGTAGCTACTGACATAAAATCTCCTGCGTGACCTTTGATACTGACAAGGCCCACGTATGCGCCGGTTGGTTCGTGTTAAACGGGCCTGAACCCAGTCCGCCTCCTTGCAAGGAAGCAATCCGGCGCTTGGACGGAATTTCAGGCTTTTAATAAAGCGCTTTCCGGCAAAAGCACGGAACGATCGCTCGAATTCAGTTATTTCGGCTCAATGCTGCGTCGATGATCGATTTCGCAGCTTGAAACGCGGCCTCTATACTCATTTCCGACGTATCAAGCAAGTGTGCTTCTTCCGCTGGTTTCAAGGGGCTGTCGGCCCGTCCCATATCGCGTTCGTCGCGTCGCTTCACGTCCTCGAAGATCGCATCGAAATCCGCCGTTCCTCCCTTGCCGATGATCTCTTCGTAGCGGCGCCTGGCGCGCACCTCCGGGGAAGCCGTCACATAAAGCTTCACCGGCGCATCCGGGCATACGACGGTGCCGATATCACGTCCGTCGATCACTGTTCCGGGAGCCTTCTCCGAAAACCGCCGCTGCGCCTCAACCAGCGCCCGGCGCACGGCCGGCATGACGGCAATCTTTGAGGCGGCTTCGCCGATCTCATGCTTTGCAAGTATATCGCGTTCGAGGTCGCCCAGTTCAACCTCGCGGGCCATCTTTTCGGCGACCTGCTCGTTATCGAGCGGCAGGCCGGCATCGAGCAACGCCTTCGCAGCCGCTCGATAAGTCAGACCAGTATCGAGATGATGAAAGCCGTACTCATCGGCGATCTGCC
It includes:
- the rpsA gene encoding 30S ribosomal protein S1 — translated: MSVATPSREDFAALLEESFAKNDLAEGYVTKGIVTGIEKDVAVVDVGLKVEGRIALKEFGAKAKDGSLKVGDEVEVYVERIENALGEAVLSREKARREESWIKLEAKFEAGERVEGVIFNQVKGGFTVDLDGAIAFLPRSQVDIRPIRDVSPLMHNPQPFEILKMDKRRGNIVVSRRTVLEESRAEQRSEIVQNLEEGQVVDGVVKNITDYGAFVDLGGIDGLLHVTDMAWRRVNHPSEILNIGQQVKVQIIRINQETHRISLGMKQLESDPWDGIQAKYPEGKKISGTVTNITDYGAFVELEPGIEGLIHISEMSWTKKNVHPGKILSTSQEVEVVVLEVDPSKRRISLGLKQTLENPWAAFARNHPAGTEVEGEVKNKTEFGLFIGLDGDVDGMVHLSDLDWNRPGEQVIEEFNKGDVVKAVVLDVDVEKERISLGIKQLGKDAVGEAAASGDLRKNAVVSCEVIAVNDGGIEVKLVDHEDITSFIRRADLSRDRDEQRPERFSVGQVVDARVTNFSKKDRKIMLSIKALEIAEEKEAVAQFGSSDSGASLGDILGAALKNRGE
- a CDS encoding ribonuclease D: MAATIRYHEGDISEPDAARYRGAIAIDTETLGLVPRRDRLCVVQLSPGDGTADVIRIAAGQKEAPNLVAMFADPARQKIFHYGRFDIAVLFHTFGVTTAPVFCTKIASRLCRTYTDRHGLKDNLKEMLDVDISKVQQSSDWAAATLSPAQLEYAASDVLYLHALRDKLTERLIRDGRIDHATACFEFLPTRAKLDLLGWEEADIFAHS
- the cmk gene encoding (d)CMP kinase, yielding MSKTFTIAIDGPAAAGKGTLSRQIADEYGFHHLDTGLTYRAAAKALLDAGLPLDNEQVAEKMAREVELGDLERDILAKHEIGEAASKIAVMPAVRRALVEAQRRFSEKAPGTVIDGRDIGTVVCPDAPVKLYVTASPEVRARRRYEEIIGKGGTADFDAIFEDVKRRDERDMGRADSPLKPAEEAHLLDTSEMSIEAAFQAAKSIIDAALSRNN